A DNA window from Megalobrama amblycephala isolate DHTTF-2021 linkage group LG11, ASM1881202v1, whole genome shotgun sequence contains the following coding sequences:
- the LOC125278814 gene encoding protein ANTAGONIST OF LIKE HETEROCHROMATIN PROTEIN 1-like — translation MAFCGAVLATSVQRNVWVRSRSQEWWDTDVSGFTNTEFISNFRMTRSTFDYVCERLRLTLSREETCLRRPITVQKRVAVGVYWLATGACYRTIANLFGIAKSTVCSIVHEFCQAVRRVLMPHYIKLPKGDDLQEVIEGFQQRWGFPQCGGAIDGSHIPIIAPEDNHAEYFNRKGWHSVLLQGVVDHRFCFTNIYAGWPGSVHDARDTEEIMGVQVPIMLLGDPAYPLRSWLLKGYCDTGTLTAEQKYFNERHSRARMTVECAFGRLKGRWRCLAKRLDVDVSLVPTIISACCTLHNVCEMHGENYEEAGGTVPHVPHVPHVERWAEGGGFVDVQPSRVREALTQLFFSQR, via the exons ATGGCGTTTTGTGGAGCAGTGTTAGCAACGTCGGTACAGAGAAACGTGTGGGTGCGGAGTCGCAGCCAGGAGTGGTGGGATACTGATGTGAGTGGCTTCACTAATACAGAATTCATCAGTAACTTTCGaatgaccagatccacattcgaTTATGTTTGTGAGCGCCTTCGATTAACTCTGTCACGGGAAGAGACATGTCTGCGGCGGCCCATAACAGTGCAGAAACGCGTTGCAGTTGGAGTGTATTGGCTAGCAACAGGTGCGTGCTATCGTACGATAGCTAACTTGTTCGGCATAGCCAAGTCTACAGTCTGCTCCATTGTACACGAGTTCTGCCAAGCAGTTCGCCGTGTCCTCATGCCCCATTACATAAAACTGCCCAAAGGGGATGACCTGCAAGAGGTCATTGAAGGCTTCCAGCAGAGATGGGGTTTCCCGCAGTGTGGAGGAGCAATTGATGGGAGTCATATCCCCATCATTGCTCCAGAGGATAACCACGCAGAGTATTTCAACCGCAAAGGGTGGCACTCAGTTCTGCTCCAGGGTGTCGTGGATCATCGGTTTTG CTTCACCAACATCTATGCTGGATGGCCAGGGAGTGTTCATGATGCGAGG GACACTGAGGAGATAATGGGCGTTCAAGTGCCAATCATGCTGCTCGGTGACCCGGCTTATCCCCTTCGAAGCTGGCTGTTAAAAGGATACTGTGACACAGGGACCCTGACAGCTGAGCAGAAGTACTTCAATGAGCGCCACAGCAGAGCCAGGATGACTGTGGAGTGCGCTTTCGGCCGACTGAAGGGCCGGTGGAGGTGCCTTGCTAAACGGCTGGATGTGGACGTTTCCCTCGTCCCCACCATAATCAGTGCATGTTGCACACTCCACAACGTGTGTGAAATGCACGGGGAGAATTATGAAGAGGCTGGTGGAACTGTTCCTCATGTTCCTCATGTTCCTCATGTTGAGAGATGGGCTGAAGGAGGGGGATTTGTAGATGTGCAGCCATCAAGAGTCAGAGAAGCACTGACTCAGCTTTTTTTTAGCCAACGTTGA